From Vigna unguiculata cultivar IT97K-499-35 chromosome 5, ASM411807v1, whole genome shotgun sequence, the proteins below share one genomic window:
- the LOC114184353 gene encoding uncharacterized protein LOC114184353, with amino-acid sequence MDKCEESFQELKRRLTSAPILVIPDVGKLFEVYCDVSHLGLGCILMQEKKAVAYVSRQLKVHERNYPTHDLELAAIVFALKIWRHYLYGAQFRVFSDHKSLKCSTLTISNDFLDLIKERQLLDASLNRVREQLGSDKARDFALGDDGILRFQGRVCIPNDAEVKQLILEEGHKSRLRNEEGRGTVCISMFDVPEGEGRTLETRWDSTAFGDISVEMGQGHDTIWVIVDRLIKSAHFLAMNLRMSMAKLAQLYVKEIVRLHGVPSSIVFDRYPRFTSRFWQTLQEALGTKLTMSSAYHPQTDGQSERTIQSLEDLLQTCILDHLEAWDELFSRSQDSSASYRAAKASVNPSSRIPCMIEGFGKIVSAAGESRARPGNLA; translated from the exons atggacaagtgtgaggagagctttcagGAACTAAAGAgaaggttgacgagtgctcctatattggtaattccAGACGTGGGGAAACTATTTGAAGTCTACTGCGACGTGTCTCATCTCGGGCTTGGTTGTAtcttgatgcaagaaaagaaggcagtAGCGTATGTTTCACGAcagcttaaggtgcatgagcgtaaCTACCCCACCCATGATCTAGAGTTGGCAGCGATagtatttgccttgaagatctggagacACTATCTCTATGGTGCTCAGTTCCGTGTGTTCAGCGATCATAAGAGCctcaa gtgtagtacccttactatatccaATGACTTCTTGGACTTGATCAAagagaggcagttgttggatgccAGTCTGAACAGAGTTAGAGAACAACTTGGATCAGATAAAGCCAGAGACTTTGCTTTGggtgatgatggcatactgaggtttcAGGGCAGAGTATGTATACCTAATGATGCGGAGGTAAAACAGTTAATTCTTGAGGAAggacataagagtcgtctta gaAATGAAGAAGGACGTGGCACAGTTTGTATAAGCATGTTTGACGTGCCAGAAGGCGAAGGTAGAACATTAGAGACCCGGTGGGATTCTACAGCCTTTGGAGATatcagtgtggaaatgggaca GgggcatgacaccatctgggtgatagtggatcgatTGATCAAGAGTGCCcatttcttggcgatgaacttgagaatgtccatggccaagttggcccaactATACGTTAAGGAaattgtgaggttgcatggagtaccttcgagcatagttttCGATAGATACCCACGGTTTACATCCCGATTCTGGCAAACCTTACAGGAGGCGTTGGggaccaagttgactatgagctcagccTACCATCCCCAGACTGATGGTCAATCAGAGAGAACCATTCAGTCACTTGAGGATTTACTGCAGACGTGCATATTGGACCATCTGGAggcttgggatgag CTCTTTAGCCGCTCCCAGGACAGCAGTGCTAGCTATCGTGCCGCCAAGGCTTCCGTTAACCCTTcctccag GATACCTTGTATGATTGAAGGGTTTGGAAAAATTGTATCTGCTGCAGGTGAATCCAGGGCGAGACCTggtaatctcgcctag
- the LOC114183139 gene encoding laccase-7-like, giving the protein MKLLAFWFALASAILVFSLASADTVEHTFTVQNKAITRLCNERVIVTVNGLYPGPTLEVREGDSVIIHVVNKSPYNITIHWHGIFQLFSAWADGPEYVTQCGIRPQHSYTYKFNVINQEGTVWWHAHASVLRATVHGAFIIHPRSGKLPFPKPYKHVPIILGDWYDGNVVDIYEHVLAVGDVRVSDAFTINGLPGDLFKCSKQQTYKLKLRQGKTYLLRMINAAFNNNLFFKITNHKFTVVALDASYIEHYDTDVITIAPGQTADVLLKADQPLGTYYMAATPYVVGQPSPLFDNTTTRGLVVYEGYTSSLRDSKPIMPLLPPFNATEVANKFFTNITSLVGAPHWIPVPLEVDEHMLITISINLERCPKNGTCLGLFEQKFSASMNNESFTLPVGKGYSMLEASFYNVSGVYTTDFPDYPTQSFDFTSPKNALDLSRVFISSKTTKVKKLKFNSTVEVVFQNTAILNAQSHPMHLHGYSFHILAQGFGNYDAARDRVKFNLVNPQLRNTIAVPAGGWAVIRFQANNPGMWFVHCHVDDHQLWGLNMAFEVESGPTASTSLPPPPADLPKC; this is encoded by the exons ATGAAGCTTTTGGCGTTTTGGTTTGCATTGGCTTCTGCTATTCTAGTTTTTTCCTTGGCCTCTGCTGATACAGTAGAGCACACTTTCACT GTTCAAAACAAAGCGATCACACGTTTGTGCAATGAGCGAGTGATTGTCACAGTTAATGGACTTTACCCTGGACCAACGTTGGAAGTTCGAGAAGGGGACTCTGTGATTATTCATGTAGTTAACAAGTCACCTTACAATATCACTATTCACTG GCATGGAATATTTCAGCTGTTTAGTGCTTGGGCAGATGGTCCTGAATACGTAACACAATGCGGAATTCGTCCTCAACATAGTTATACTTACAAATTCAATGTGATAAATCAAGAAGGAACAGTGTGGTGGCATGCTCATGCTTCAGTTTTACGTGCCACCGTTCATGGTGCTTTCATCATTCACCCTCGTTCGGGCAAGCTTCCATTTCCTAAACCCTACAAGCATGTTCCAATAATATTAG GTGATTGGTACGACGGTAATGTGGTGGATATTTATGAACACGTACTCGCCGTTGGTGATGTAAGAGTATCTGATGCCTTCACCATCAATGGTTTACCCGGTGATCTCTTCAAATGCTCAAAGCAAC AGACATACAAGCTAAAGTTGAGACAAGGGAAAACCTACTTGCTACGAATGATCAACGCTGCATTCAATAACAACCTTTTCTTCAAGATAACCAACCACAAATTCACAGTGGTTGCATTGGACGCTTCCTACATCGAACACTACGACACTGACGTCATCACCATCGCCCCTGGCCAAACCGCTGACGTGCTTCTGAAAGCCGACCAGCCCCTAGGCACCTATTACATGGCAGCCACTCCTTACGTTGTGGGACAGCCGTCACCGCTGTTCGACAACACGACAACGCGAGGCCTTGTCGTCTACGAAGGATACACGTCATCATTAAGAGATTCAAAACCCATCATGCCATTGCTTCCGCCCTTCAACGCCACGGAAGTCGCCAACAAATTCTTCACCAACATCACAAGCCTGGTGGGGGCCCCGCACTGGATCCCGGTCCCACTTGAGGTGGACGAGCACATGCTGATCACCATTAGCATAAACCTAGAAAGGTGTCCGAAGAATGGCACGTGCCTGGGTTTGTTTGAACAGAAATTCTCTGCCAGCATGAACAACGAGTCCTTCACCCTCCCTGTCGGGAAAGGGTACTCTATGTTGGAGGCATCGTTTTACAATGTGAGTGGTGTGTACACCACTGATTTCCCAGACTACCCTACTCAATCGTTTGACTTCACAAGCCCCAAAAATGCTTTGGATCTTAGCCGCGTGTTTATATCATCGAAAACGACCAAGGTGAAGAAGCTCAAGTTCAATTCAACGGTTGAGGTTGTGTTTCAGAACACTGCAATTTTGAACGCGCAAAGCCACCCCATGCACCTTCATGGTTATAGTTTCCATATTTTGGCTCAAGGGTTTGGGAACTATGATGCCGCCAGAGACAGAGTGAAGTTTAATTTGGTGAATCCACAACTACGTAACACAATCGCTGTTCCAGCTGGAGGATGGGCTGTCATTAGATTCCAAGCAAATAATCCAG ggATGTGGTTTGTGCATTGCCACGTGGATGATCATCAGTTGTGGGGACTAAACATGGCTTTTGAGGTTGAGAGTGGACCAACTGCTTCAACTTCTCTGCCACCACCACCAGCTGATCTACCCAAGTGTTAA
- the LOC114183301 gene encoding laccase-24-like, with protein MSEAFYNNVSGVYTTDFPDKPPLMFDFTKLDNAYNKSFLFAPKSTKAKKLNFNSTIEIVFQNTVFLEGQNHPMHLHGYNFHVLAQGFGNFNNDTDRAKFNLVNPQLRNTVGVPQEGWAVIRFRADNPEVWLMHYHMEDHVPWGLAMTFEVENGPTPSTSVPPPPADLPKCYPSSGLNLQIFDKKN; from the exons ATGTCGGAAGCGTTCTACAACAATGTGAGTGGAGTGTACACTACAGATTTCCCTGACAAGCCTCCACTTATGTTTGACTTCACCAAACTGGACAATGCTTATAATAAGAGCTTTCTATTTGCTCCAAAATCAACCAAGGCGAAGAAACTCAATTTCAATTCAACTATAGAGATTGTGTTTCAGAATACAGTGTTTCTTGAGGGGCAAAACCACCCTATGCACCTTCATGGTTATAACTTTCACGTTTTGGCTCAAGGGTTCGGAAATTTTAACAACGACACGGATAGAGCCAAGTTTAATTTGGTGAATCCGCAATTACGTAACACTGTTGGTGTGCCTCAGGAAGGATGGGCTGTTATTAGATTCCGAGCAGATAATCCAG AGGTTTGGCTGATGCATTACCATATGGAAGATCATGTTCCGTGGGGACTAGCAATGACTTTTGAGGTTGAGAATGGACCAACGCCTTCAACTTCAGTCCCTCCACCACCTGCTGATCTGCCTAAATGTTATCCAAGTTCTGGATTGAACTtacaaatatttgataaaaagaattGA